The sequence below is a genomic window from Acidimicrobiales bacterium.
GCTTCGGTTACCCGGTCGACGGCAGCCTGGAAGGCCTCCTCGTTGGCGGCCGACGGCGCACGGGTGCCGCTCACCTTTCGGACGAACTGGAGGGCGGCGGCCCGGACCTCCTCGTCGGTGGCCGCCTCCTCGCCTC
It includes:
- a CDS encoding DUF2277 domain-containing protein, with amino-acid sequence MCRSIVTLRGEEAATDEEVRAAALQFVRKVSGTRAPSAANEEAFQAAVDRVTEATRVLLDAWVTPPGARPPAMARSRIVARAKAG